The following are from one region of the Macaca thibetana thibetana isolate TM-01 chromosome 2, ASM2454274v1, whole genome shotgun sequence genome:
- the LOC126948019 gene encoding 60S ribosomal protein L36a-like — MVNVPKTRRTFCKKCGKHQPHKVTQYKKGKDSLYAQGKQRYERKQSGYGGQTKPIFRKKSKTTKKIVLRLECVEPNCRSKRMLAIKRCKHFELGEDKKRKGQVIQF, encoded by the coding sequence ATGGTTAACGTCCCTAAAACCCGCCGGACTTTCTGTAAGAAGTGTGGCAAGCACCAACCCCACAAAGTGACACAGTACAAGAAGGGCAAGGATTCTCTGTATGCCCAGGGAAAGCAGCGTTATGAGAGGAAGCAGAGTGGATATGGTGGGCAAACTAAGCCGATTTTCCGGAAAAAgtctaaaactacaaagaagattGTGCTAAGGCTTGAGTGTGTTGAGCCCAACTGCAGATCTAAGAGAATGCTGGCTATTAAAAGATGCAAGCATTTTGAACTGGGAGAAGATAAGAAGAGAAAGGGCCAAGTGATCCAGTTCTAA